Proteins encoded in a region of the Neodiprion virginianus isolate iyNeoVirg1 chromosome 2, iyNeoVirg1.1, whole genome shotgun sequence genome:
- the LOC124297736 gene encoding uncharacterized protein F54H12.2-like — protein sequence MAFLHAHSGKCMKSELDLFSPPPTQTSIEAGQWVHYKPVSSLTDDSPIEFVVPGNSDEYIDLAHTMLSVRVKLQPSAPTPPEGEGNAATPHAAPVNNLLHSMFNQVDVLFNQKLVSPANNSYAYRAYIETVLNYAPPAKKSHLSSAPWYDSEDGVSDVYDVDAVSADRGFIERKRIMSNARTVDLIGHLHCNVFNQDKFLINGVELRLRLVGSRDSFCIMEAENRHKLHILETSLLVRRMKISPGILLAHARTLAKGTAKYPVTRVEVKSFTIHAGVQAKTLDSVILGQLPKRVMIGFVSNKAFNGDRQRNPFNFQN from the coding sequence ATGGCCTTCCTGCACGCGCACTCGGGTAAGTGTATGAAGTCGGAACTGGATTTGTTTTCTCCACCACCAACGCAGACGTCTATTGAGGCTGGTCAATGGGTACACTACAAGCCCGTATCATCTCTAACCGACGATTCCCCGATTGAATTTGTTGTACCTGGAAACAGTGATGAGTACATCGATTTGGCACACACTATGCTTAGCGTACGAGTGAAGCTACAACCGTCTGCTCCTACCCCACCGGAAGGCGAAGGCAACGCGGCTACTCCGCATGCCGCTCCGGTAAACAATCTGCTTCACTCGATGTTCAATCAAGTCGATGTATTATTCAATCAAAAACTAGTCTCACCAGCCAACAACTCTTACGCCTATCGAGCATATATAGAGACTGTACTGAATTACGCACCGCCCGCCAAAAAATCCCATCTTTCTTCGGCTCCATGGTACGACAGCGAGGATGGAGTATCGGATGTATACGACGTCGACGCCGTCAGTGCTGACCGAGGTTTCATCGAACGCAAACGGATCATGAGCAATGCACGTACCGTTGATCTGATTGGACATCTGCACTGTAACGTATTTAATCaagacaaatttttaatcaacggTGTGGAACTGCGTCTTCGACTTGTAGGATCAAGAGACAGTTTTTGCATCATGGAAGCCGAAAATCGCCACAAGCTGCACATACTGGAAACTTCACTGCTCGTTCGCCGAATGAAGATCAGCCCTGGAATCTTGCTGGCGCACGCACGGACGCTAGCCAAAGGTACGGCAAAATATCCCGTAACCAGAGTCGAGGTGAAGTCTTTCACCATACACGCAGGAGTACAGGCAAAAACACTAGACAGTGTCATACTCGGACAATTACCGAAACGAGTGATGATCGGTTTTGTCAGCAATAAAGCCTTCAACGGCGACAGACAGCGCAAtccgttcaattttcaaaactag